From the genome of Lotus japonicus ecotype B-129 chromosome 6, LjGifu_v1.2, one region includes:
- the LOC130724392 gene encoding CBS domain-containing protein CBSX5-like yields MAVKLLSGYEVSDLCLGKPALRSLRLTDTVADALSALKRTAGDTHHLSVWNCHHSLTNNINKLQSDEDKQEDKDCICIGKVCMVDIICFLCKPLNLASPSAALCSPVSVLLPDHSAALLRHLQPNASLLEGIDAMYEGVHNLVIPIHKENRTRRKEVESLEWSRTLHNKNRTYCWLTQEDVIRFLINSIGVFSPTPASPINTLNVIDTQNIFAVSYDDPASSALNLLTASLLHQSSVAIVDPQGKLVGEISPSMLNSCDEAVAPAIATLSAGDLMAYIDCGSPPEDMVQLVKERLEEQNLGAAVELLLGGDESGVVLPSWPSFSSTSSSSDEDFGSSGKSWKSSAARGARRTEATVTVCYPWSSLVAVMIQALAHRVSYAWVVEEDGTLMGIVTFENMLKIFREQLKSMC; encoded by the exons ATGGCAGTTAAATTGTTATCAGGTTATGAGGTTTCCGATCTCTGTCTTGGCAAACCCGCGCTCAGGTCCCTTCGTCTCACCGACACCGTCGCCGACGCCCTCTCCGCCTTAAAGAGAACCGCCGGAGACACCCACCACCTCAGCGTCTGGAACTGCCACCATTCCCTCACcaacaacatcaacaaattACAATCTGACGAAGACAAACAGGAGGATAAGGATTGCATATGCATCGGTAAGGTTTGCATGGTCGACATCATCTGCTTCCTTTGCAAACCCCTCAACCTCGCTTCCCCTTCCGCCGCCCTGTGCTCCCCCGTCTCCGTTCTCCTCCCTGACCATTCCGCCGCCCTCCTCCGCCACCTACAACCCAATGCCAG CTTATTGGAGGGAATCGATGCTATGTATGAAGGGGTGCACAATCTGGTGATACCCATACACAAAGAGAACAGGACAAGGAGAAAAGAGGTTGAATCTTTGGAGTGGTCAAGAACCCTGCACAACAAAAACCGCACCTACTGTTGGCTCACACAAGAGGACGTGATTCGCTTCCTCATCAACTCAATCGGAGTGTTCTCCCCAACACCAGCAAGCCCCATCAACACCCTCAACGTCATCGACACACAGAACATCTTCGCCGTCAGCTACGACGACCCTGCTTCCTCTGCTCTGAACCTTCTCACCGCCTCCCTCCTCCACCAATCCTCCGTCGCCATTGTCGACCCGCAGGGGAAGCTCGTCGGTGAAATCTCCCCTTCCATGCTAAACTCCTGCGACGAGGCCGTCGCCCCCGCCATTGCCACTCTCTCCGCCGGTGACCTCATGGCCTACATAGACTGTGGTTCCCCGCCGGAGGACATGGTCCAGCTGGTGAAAGAGAGACTCGAGGAACAGAATCTAGGTGCGGCTGTGGAGTTGTTGCTTGGTGGCGATGAAAGTGGGGTTGTGCTACCTTCTTGGCCGTCGTTTTCTTCAACGTCTTCTTCGTCGGATGAGGACTTTGGCAGCTCCGGGAAGAGCTGGAAGTCCTCGGCGGCGAGGGGGGCGAGGAGAACGGAGGCGACTGTAACTGTTTGCTATCCGTGGAGCTCGTTGGTGGCGGTGATGATTCAGGCACTTGCACACAGGGTGAGTTACGCGTGGGTTGTGGAAGAGGATGGGACCTTGATGGGGATTGTTACGTTTGAAAATATGTTGAAAATTTTCAGGGAACAGCTGAAATCAATGTGCTAA